Proteins encoded together in one Amblyomma americanum isolate KBUSLIRL-KWMA chromosome 1, ASM5285725v1, whole genome shotgun sequence window:
- the LOC144107431 gene encoding tubulin beta-4 chain-like isoform X2 produces the protein MREIVHIQTGQCGNQIGAKFWEVISDEHGIDPSGAYHGDSDLQLERINVYYNEASGKYVPRAILVDLEPGAVDAVRSGPYGPLFRPDNFVFGQSGAGNNWAKGHYTEGAELVDSVLDVVRKEAESCDCLQGFQLTHSLGGGTGSGMGTLLISKIREEYPDRIMNTYSVVPSPKVSDTVVEPYNATLSVHQLVENTDETYCIDNEALYDICFRTLKLTTPTYGDLNHLVSATMSGVTTCLRFPGQLNADLRKLAVNMVPFPRLHFFMTGFAPLTSRGCQQYRALTVPELTQQMFDAKNMMAACDPRHGRYLTVAAVFRGRMSMREVDDQMLNIQNKDSSYFVEWIPNNVKTAVCDIPPRGLKMSATFIGNSTAIQELFKRISEQFTAMFRRKAFLHWYTGEGIDEFEFTEAESNLNELVSEYQQYQEATPEDEEEFEETQAEA, from the exons ATGCGCGAGATAGTCCACATCcagacaggccagtgtggcaacCAGATTGGGGCGAAG ttttgggaggtgatttccgatgagcatggcatcgatccaagcggggcgtaccatggcgattcggacctccagttggagcgcatcaatgtctactacaatgaggcctccg gtaaatacgtgcctcgggccatcctggttgacttGGAGCCGGGAGCCGTggacgccgtccgctcgggacCGTATGGACCACTCTTCCGGCCGGATaactttgtgttcg GTCAGAGTGGCGCTGGCAACAattgggccaagggccactacaccgagggtgctgaactggtggactcggtgctcgacgttgtgcgcaaggaagcggaatcctgtgactgcctgcagggattccagctgacccactccctgggcggtggtactggatctggcatgggcacactgctcatctcgaagatccgtgaagagtaccccgatcgcatcatgaacacctacagtgtagtgccctctccaaag gtttcggacactgtcgtcgagccctacaatgctactttgtcagtgcatcagcttgtggagaacaccgacgagacctactgcatcgacaacgaagcactctacgacatctgcttccggacgcttaagctcacgactcccacctacggagaccttaaccacttggtttctgcaacgatgtctggtgtgaccacatgcctgag atttcctgggcagctgaatgctgatcttcgcaagcttgccgttaacatggtgcccttccctcgcctccacttcttcatgactggctttgctccactcacgtctcgcggctgccagcagtaccgggctctgactgtgccagagctgacgcaacagatgttcgatgccaaaaacatgatggctgcttgcgacccccgccacggtcgttacctgacagttgctgcagtcttcagaggccgaatgagcatgcgggaagtcgatgaccagatgctcaacatcCAGAACAAGGACTCGAGTTACTTCGTTGAATGGATCCCGAACAACGTAAAGACAGCcgtctgtgacataccgcctcgaggtctgaagatgtctgctactttcattgggaacagcacagccattcaagagcttttcaagcggatctccgagcagtttacag ctatgttccgccgcaaggcctttctgcactggtacaccggaGAGGGCATCGACGAGTTTGAGTTCACCGAGGCCGAGTCCAACTTGAACGAACTGGTGtcagaataccaacagtaccaggaggccacccctgaggacgaggaggaattcgaggagacccaggcagaggcctag
- the LOC144107431 gene encoding tubulin beta-4 chain-like isoform X1 — MREIVHIQTGQCGNQIGAKFWEVISDEHGIDPSGAYHGDSDLQLERINVYYNEASGGKYVPRAILVDLEPGAVDAVRSGPYGPLFRPDNFVFGQSGAGNNWAKGHYTEGAELVDSVLDVVRKEAESCDCLQGFQLTHSLGGGTGSGMGTLLISKIREEYPDRIMNTYSVVPSPKVSDTVVEPYNATLSVHQLVENTDETYCIDNEALYDICFRTLKLTTPTYGDLNHLVSATMSGVTTCLRFPGQLNADLRKLAVNMVPFPRLHFFMTGFAPLTSRGCQQYRALTVPELTQQMFDAKNMMAACDPRHGRYLTVAAVFRGRMSMREVDDQMLNIQNKDSSYFVEWIPNNVKTAVCDIPPRGLKMSATFIGNSTAIQELFKRISEQFTAMFRRKAFLHWYTGEGIDEFEFTEAESNLNELVSEYQQYQEATPEDEEEFEETQAEA; from the exons ATGCGCGAGATAGTCCACATCcagacaggccagtgtggcaacCAGATTGGGGCGAAG ttttgggaggtgatttccgatgagcatggcatcgatccaagcggggcgtaccatggcgattcggacctccagttggagcgcatcaatgtctactacaatgaggcctccg gaggtaaatacgtgcctcgggccatcctggttgacttGGAGCCGGGAGCCGTggacgccgtccgctcgggacCGTATGGACCACTCTTCCGGCCGGATaactttgtgttcg GTCAGAGTGGCGCTGGCAACAattgggccaagggccactacaccgagggtgctgaactggtggactcggtgctcgacgttgtgcgcaaggaagcggaatcctgtgactgcctgcagggattccagctgacccactccctgggcggtggtactggatctggcatgggcacactgctcatctcgaagatccgtgaagagtaccccgatcgcatcatgaacacctacagtgtagtgccctctccaaag gtttcggacactgtcgtcgagccctacaatgctactttgtcagtgcatcagcttgtggagaacaccgacgagacctactgcatcgacaacgaagcactctacgacatctgcttccggacgcttaagctcacgactcccacctacggagaccttaaccacttggtttctgcaacgatgtctggtgtgaccacatgcctgag atttcctgggcagctgaatgctgatcttcgcaagcttgccgttaacatggtgcccttccctcgcctccacttcttcatgactggctttgctccactcacgtctcgcggctgccagcagtaccgggctctgactgtgccagagctgacgcaacagatgttcgatgccaaaaacatgatggctgcttgcgacccccgccacggtcgttacctgacagttgctgcagtcttcagaggccgaatgagcatgcgggaagtcgatgaccagatgctcaacatcCAGAACAAGGACTCGAGTTACTTCGTTGAATGGATCCCGAACAACGTAAAGACAGCcgtctgtgacataccgcctcgaggtctgaagatgtctgctactttcattgggaacagcacagccattcaagagcttttcaagcggatctccgagcagtttacag ctatgttccgccgcaaggcctttctgcactggtacaccggaGAGGGCATCGACGAGTTTGAGTTCACCGAGGCCGAGTCCAACTTGAACGAACTGGTGtcagaataccaacagtaccaggaggccacccctgaggacgaggaggaattcgaggagacccaggcagaggcctag